The Hordeum vulgare subsp. vulgare chromosome 7H, MorexV3_pseudomolecules_assembly, whole genome shotgun sequence DNA window CTTGGCGGCAACTAGGCCTGGAAAATGCTCTGGTGTCAGGGAACTAACGGAAGAATGAGATGTAAAAGAACATGCATTACAGCTCGAGCGAGGTACAGGTTCTATGCTAATCAAAACTTAACCATGTGCATGCATGGTAGCTCCATGTTGCCCTCACCTCACCTCATCTTGCCATCCTTGGGCTCTGATGCGATCTGAATCCAAATCACCGTCTGTGTTCCCATGCATGATGCTCCTCCAATGCTCGGTGATTACTCAAAGCATTGTGGTCTGTGAGGCATGCAGCATGCATGTGATGTGTGACACCTAATGTGTCCCCTAACTAACTACTTGTGGTTGCATGTTTAAACCGGATGCAAGCTACAACTGATACTGCATGTTTTACCTAATGCATGTGAAATTAAAAGATTTGACCAAGTGCATGCCGGAGTCCATGCTTTTGTGCTGTTGTTACCTGCTTCTTGATGGATGGATGGCATTGACTAAATGCATGCTATGCCTAGCTAACAAGGAGTAGTTATATTCGCAAAAAAAACAAGGATTAGCTTAGGAAGAGTTCATTCAGCTGCTGGTAATCAACAACTAATCAACCAGCCAATGGATAGATTAAAATTACCGTACCAAAATTTGTTATCTTAAGAACATGTTATCATCCCGGGCAGTCATCCCCTTGTATACCCAAAGACATGCTCCAAATGTTGTTGCCAAAAGCTGAGATTCTTTCCGGTTACTTTCCTGCGTTTGCCTCCCTCCCGGCTGTTATTCGTTTCTTTAGAACGTTAGGCATGTGATGGGAACATGCGCTGTGAACATGCACAAAATAGTACAGCATGGAAGCTCCAGGCACAGGTAATTTTATTAAGCCGGTCTCTGAATTAGTTTAACCGCTGTATTCCCTGTCCATGTGGAACAGTGAAAGAAGAACATGCTTGCGAAATCAAATGCCGCAGAGAATACTACACAGAGTGGAATATGACAGCAGAGCCTGCTACTACTGTAAGTTTTGCAGGTCTGGAGAAAGAAGCTGCAGGAGAAGAAGAGGGATTATAAGATTGGTTTCTTTGCTAACCAGGTCATCAGTCCCAAGGAGGTTAGATTACCAAGAGCTCAGAGCATGTTCCGCCTGCATCCCTGCATCTGCATGCCTGCCATCATCAACAAGAAAATCACACGCAGGACAACAGAAAATATACTGGCATGCATGCTTAACCTCTGGGGTCTGTGGGCTCTCTGACTGACTACCCTGCATCAACCCAGTTTCAGCAGGTACAAAAGAAGAACAAACTTTGACAAGCCCTAGAACACCGGCCGTACTTTTAAGCGACAACGGATTAAAGTTGGATGGATTACCGAGAGAATTAAGAAAACACCGTGGCTGAACCCGAGAGAATCGATCGAGAAGGGATGTTTTCACTCACCTCCTAACCTGGATTAACAATGAAAATAATCAGTGCATCAACTAGCACCAAATGATGGATGGCATCAAGAGGGAGGCTCCATGCCACCTTCCTTCCATTTTCTCCTTGCTTAAACAAATGCTCATGTTCCTtcctgatccacaactccaagaacaaaaaaaattccCCGCTCATCCAGTGTACTACTCAGACAAACACTCACTCCGACAGTGCACCAAAAAATCAAATCTCtagcttatttatttatttattaaaagaagaatatCCTGCAAAAAGCATAGCTATGCTATATCATCCCTCCGGATCCAGATCTCCAGTCCCAAACCTTTGCGCTATAAACAAACAATCCTGGCCGCCGGGGTTTCCCTCCCACTCTACAAACTACAACCCCGAGGGACCCTCCCAATGCCATCGCCATAGCAGGCGCCAAGCCCGGCCTCACCTCTCGACCTCTCCACGGCCCACcaatgcctcctcctcctcctcgcctagGCGTGGCCGCCATCGCGACGTGGCTGCTCCTCGCGGCTCTGTGCCTCCCACCGCGCGCCCACGCCGTCAACGAGCAGGGCGAGGCGCTGCTGCGATGGAAGCGCTCGCTCACCAACGGCACGGGCGGCGCCGCGCTGGCGACGTGGAGGGAGTCGGACGCGAACCCGTGCCGGTGGACCGGCGTGGCGTGCGATGCGCGCGGCAGCGTCGTGTCGCTGCTCATCAAGTCGGTCGACCTCGGCGGTCCGGTGCCGGCGCGCGTGCTGCGCCCGCTGGCGCCGTCGCTCGAGACGCTCGTGCTCTCCGGGGCTAACCTCACTGGCGAGATACCCGGGGAGCTCGGGCAGTTCGCAGCGCTGACAACCGTTGACCTCAGCGGGAACGGCCTCTCTGGCGCTGTGCCGGCCGAGCTCTGCCGGCTCGGCAAGCTCCGGTCGCTGGAGCTTCATACCAACTCGCTGCAGGGCGCCATCCCCGACGACATTGGCAACCTCACTGCACTGACGTCCCTCACGCTCTACGACAATGatttcagtggtgtcatcccgccGAGCATCGGGAGCTTGAAGAAGCTGCAGGTGCTGCGCGCTGGCGGAAACCCGGCGTTGAAGGGGCCTTTGCCGGCGGAGATCGGCGGGTGCACCGACCTCACCATGCTCGGCCTCGCCGAGACCGGCATGTCTGGAAACCTCCCGGACACCATCGGGCAGCTCAAGAAGCTCCAGACCCTCGCCATCTACACCGCCATGCTCACCGGCCCGATCCCGGCGAGCATCGGCAACTGCACCGCGCTCACTAGCCTCTACCTCTACCAGAATTCTCTCTCCGGCCCGGTGCCGCCGCAGCTCGGCCAGCTGCGCAAGCTGCAGACGGTGCTCCTGTGGCAGAACCAGCTCGTCGGCACCATACCCCCGGTGATCGGCAACTGCAAGGAGCTCGTGCTCATTGACCTCTCGCTCAACATGCTCACGGGCCCCATCCCGAGGAGCTTCGGTGGGCTGTCCAAGCTGCAGCAGCTGCAGCTCAGCACCAACAAGCTCACCGGCGTCATCCCACCGGAGCTCTCCAACTGCACGTCGCTCACCGACGTCGAGGTGGACAACAACGAGCTGTCGGGAGAGATCGACATCGACTTCCCGAGGCTGCGCAACCTCACGCTGTTCTACGCGTGGCAGAACCGGCTCACCGGCGGCGTGCCGGCGAGCCTGGCTCAGTGCGAGGGCTTGCAGTCGCTGGACCTCTCCTACAACAACCTCACCGGCCCCGTCCCGAGGGAGCTCTTCGCGCTCCAGAATTTGACCAAGCTGCTGCTTCTCAGCAACGAGCTCTCCGGGTTCATACCGCCGGAGATCGGCAACTGCACCAACCTCTACCGACTGCGGCTCAATGGCAACCGTCTGTCGGGAGCCATACCCGCGGAGATCGGCAACCTAAACAACCTCAATTTCCTCGACCTGGGAAGCAACCGCCTTGTCGGCCCACTGCCGGCAGCCATGTCGGGGTGCGACAACCTCGAGTTCATCGACCTGCACTCCAATTCACTCTCCGGCGCACTGCCGGACGAGCTGCCGCGCAGTCTCCAGTTCGTTGACATCTCTGAAAACCGGCTCACCGGGCTGTTGGGGCCCGGCATCGGCAGGCTGCCTGAGCTGACGAAGCTTAACCTCGGGAAGAACCGGATCTCCGGCGGCATCCCGCCGGAGCTCGGTTCTTGCGAGAAGCTGCAGTTGTTGGACCTTGGCGATAACGCTCTCTCCGGCGGAATCCCGCCGGAGCTCAGTATGCTTCCTTTCTTGGAGATTTCGCTTAACCTCAGCTGCAACCGCCTCTCTGGTGAGATACCGTCGCAATTCGGCACCCTTGATAAGCTCGGCTGCCTTGACCTGTCTTACAATCAGCTCTCCGGCAGTCTTGCGCCTCTAGCAAGGCTGGAGAACCTCGTCACGCTAAATATCTCGTACAACAGCTTCTCCGGCGAGCTCCCGGACACGCCGTTCTTTCAGAAGATCCCGCTGAGCAACATCGCCGGCAATCACCTGCTTGTCGTCGGCGCTGGTGCCGACGAGACCTCCCGTCGCGCGGCCATATCGGCGTTGAAGCTCGCCATGACGATTCTCGTCGCGGTGAGCGCGTTCCTCCTGGTGACCGCCACGTACGTGCTCGCCCGCTCGCGCCGCCGGAACGGCGGTGCCATGCACGGCAATGCCGCGGAGGCGTGGGAGGTGACCCTGTACCAGAAGCTCGAGTTCTCTGTGGACGACGTGGTGCGCGGCCTTACGTCGGCGAACGTGATCGGCACGGGGAGCTCGGGCGTGGTGTACCGGGTGGATCTGCCCAACGGGGAGCCGCTCGCCGTGAAGAAGATGTGGTCCTCCGACGAGGCCGGCGCGTTCCGCAACGAGATCTCGGCGCTGGGCTCCATCCGGCACCGCAACATCGTGAGGCTTCTCGGGTGGGGCGCGAACCGGAGCACCAAGCTATTGTTCTACGCCTACCTCCCGAACGGCAGCCTGAGCGGCTTTCTCCACCGCGGCAGCGTCAAGGGCGCCGCGGACTGGGGCGCCCGGTACGAGGTCGCGCTGGGCGTGGCGCACGCCGTGGCTTACCTCCACCACGACTGCCTGCCCGCCATCCTGCACGGCGACATCAAGGCCATGAACGTCCTGCTCGGCCCGGGCAATGAGCCGTACCTCGCCGACTTCGGCCTGGCCCGCGTTCTCTCCGGCGTGGTCGAGCCGGGCGGTTCCGCCAAGCTGGACACGTCCAGGCCACGCATCGCCGGATCATACGGATACATCGCACCAGGTATCAAAATTCTTCAAAATCTCTGACGGAAACTGTTGTGTGACGAGATGAGAATGAGATTACTGATCGAGATTCTTCATTCTGTGTGGGAGCAGAGTACGCGTCCATGCAGAGGATCACGGAGAAGAGCGACGTGTACAGCTTCGGCGTCGTGGTGCTGGAGATCCTGACGGGGAGGCACCCGCTGGACCCGACGCTGCCGGGCGGGATGCACCTGGTGCAGTGGGTGCGGGAGCACATGCAGGCGAAGCGGGGCGTGGCGGAGCTCCTGGACCCGCGGCTGCGCGGGAAGCAGGAGGCGCAGGTGCAGGAGATGCTGCAGGTCTTCGCGGTGGCCATGCTCTGCATCAGCCACCGCGCCGATGACCGGCCGGCGATGAAGGACGTCGTCGCGCTGCTCAAGGAGGTCAGGCGGCCGCCGGAGAACGCCGTCGACGAGGGGAAGGAGCAGGCGCGCTGCGCCACGGCGCCTTGTTCGGCTGGCCAGCAGCGCTCGCCAGCTCGGAGCGCGCTGCCGATGGGGGGCTCTTCAAACTGCTCGTTTGCCATGTCTGATTACTCGAGCTGAGCTAGTTGATGCAGTTGCGAGATAGCAGCCTAGCGGGAAACATGTGTAGATTTTTTGGACACGTAAGCAAGATCAGTAAATTTGTAGGTAATTGTTTCCTGAATTACTCAAGGATGTATATTATGATCATTCAGATGTATTGTACGAGTACTTGTGTAAACTAACGGGCAATAAATTGACACACATGAGTGAGCAACTGAAATTTGAGGGAAATGATTCTAATTGACGAAAAAGGTTTCCCCgcttcatactccctccgtccaaaaataagtgtcttagagcatcttcaatacCCGCGCTTCGTGTCGCGCCTAAAAATGTATTTATCGCGCGCTTCTgctggtttagcgcggggataggcgctggcttcaacagccgcgctataatgcagcgcgcgcgccgctccagcagtgcccaaaaatgcagcgcgcgcagcacgcacaaaccacatatacatccgggtatgtgggattctccacgaaatagttctttatcaatctgttatgggcatcaatcctatctctccaaaaaaattcccgacccataaccgaaccaccgtgcttcggttttttattgatatgcatagctatgatcattgcaagatcctcctcctcttccatatcaaattcttcttcggaagaatcatacgacgaactcatctacaatgttcaatactatactataaaaactacaattcaaaacatgcaccaaattcataagtttggagcaatacataccttgtaggcgttttgtcgaacaccttgcgggcgctgttcctcggacgtcggaggcgcgcgagggccggccggactaggagggggtggggcggaagcgcggcgACGCGGGGAGGCCAGGGAAGCGCCCgaacggtcgccggggggcgcgggcggcggccgcagcggagacaggccggggaagcgcttgagtggtcgccggcgggcgcgggcggcgacgggggcgcggggataggccggggaagcgctgaacggtcgccgggggcgCGAGCGGCGGCGCGGTCGGATGGGGGCGGCGCGAGAGTGGAGGAGCAAGCGCGGGAGCGCgggagagagcaggagcgagcgcgggagagtcgTGCGCGCGGGAGCCGGCGCAGCAAATAAGGGGCGCGGGATTGCAtttcggccagcgcgctgaaCTGGAAATGGCGCGCGCGCCGTTTTTGCGCGCCCGCCGGAGCTGcccgccgcgttgcgcgcgcgctaaaactgcCTTTTTACGGCGCGACGCTTGTATAGcacgcctgttggagatgctcttaagcttagtacaaatttgtactagagccagtacaaagttaagacagttattttgggacagagggagtattataaAACAAATGCATCATATAACCCAACAGAATGCAAGGTTCAATGTTAGACAGAAAAAAATTAAGTCTGACTGATGGTACAACACAACACAcaccaaaagaaaaggaaatcagACTAATTTGactcaggaggaggaggtgggacggTGGAGCCAATGAGACGGCGCGGGCGCGTAGTCCATTGCAGACGATGTCAATGAAGCTCTACTGCCTTCACTTGCTAAGCGGTCGTCATAGCTGCAAGAAGTCACACAGTTTATAGATGACGTCACTCGAACGTTGAGGAATCACATGCTCAATGATAAGCTTGTTTCGCACATTCCAAAGTGTCCATGCAAGGGGCTAACACATGGCTCGGCGGATCACACATGACAAATGGAGAACCTCACTAAATAAGTCTGGTACATTATCATGGGTCCAGCATCCGCCCACAACATTTCGAAAGTATCCCCAAAGGAACATCTTGCAGGACACCGAAAGAAGATATAGTTAGAGTCCTGGGAGGTGTCATAGATTGGGCATTGTCCGTTGGAGGGGAAATGATTCTAATCAGCCGACCGATAACGATGTTCGCGTCTGTCGGCTTTGTGATCGTCAGATCAGATTTTAATGATGGTTCAGGGGCAACATattagcccgtgcgttgcaacgggagaaaaaaacatacacttttaatttataaaaaatggtctataatctcAGACTTTGTAGGCACAAACAGGTATGGTCTTACCCTACAAAAGTTCAATTCaagatttcacaggtcttctattttgacACGATttgcacaggtcttctattttgacACGATTTGCATTTAGATTTAATACATATAAAGAAACGGGCAAGTGACCTTCAACTTCATCttaaatcctgattttgttgacgtgttcatcctcaATCCGGattagtaccggtatgaaagaaagacggataacgaattatttattaaaattgcaccctagataatttttttattaaatgtttaacatgtaaaataacatcatattcaaattctaaatatttttctaatcaaattccgtatataacatgttaaaattagAGTTACGGTtcagaagatatgagtatttaaaaaaaacatttaatatgtacTATGGGTTTAATGTTAGAAACATCACGGGCTTTTCTATAAAATAGCAagacggactaagaatacctatttcttttattagtaggtatagattaaGCAACCGCACCATACAACCCAACTGCAAGGTTCAATGTTAGACAGGAAAAAAAATTAAGTCTGACTCGTGGCACAACAcaacacaccccaaaagaaaacgaaaatcAGACTAATCAGactcaggaggaggaggtggggcggTGGAGCCAATGAGACGGCGTGGCCGCGTAGTCCGCACACGATGTCAATGAAGCTCTACCGCCTTCGCTTGCTAAGCGGCCACCATAGCTgcaagaagtcacacaatttgtagATGGCGTCAGTCGAGCGTTGAGGGATCACATGCTCAATGACAAGCTTGTTTCACACATTCCAAAGCGTCCATGCAAGGGTGCTAACAGCCACCCACATGGCTGGGCGGATCACACATGAGTACTGTAGAACCTCACTAAATAAGTCTGGTACATTATCATGGGTCCAGCATCCGCCCACAACATATAGAAAGTATCCCCAAAGGAACATCTTGCAGGATACCGAAAGAAGATATGGTTAGAGTCCTCGGAGGTGTCATAGATTGGACATTGTCCGTTGGAGGGGAAATGATTCTAATCAGCCAACCGATAACGATGTTTGCGTCTGTCGGCTCTATGATCGTCAGATCAGATTTTAATGATGGTTCAGGGGCAACATATTATTAAGACTAGTTTTCGCAACCGACCCATTGTTGCAATACCCCACCGTAACAAGAGATGTGTTGCGGAATCTAGATTTTGTTCTTCTCGTGTTGTCCCAACCTCGCTATCAAGTTGATGCCTCCATGCGCTGCTCCGACCGCCGCCACCACTACTGGCCGTCGGCAGCACGCGGACGAGGCCACCAACAAGCACGCGCGACGAGGTCACCTTTGTTACGACCCAGCCAACGGCCCAGACAGAGGAGCAAGGTCGCGAGAAGATGATGAGGTCCCGCAAGCCCAACCCAGGCTATAGCGACCCGACGTGGCGGAACTGACTACTTATGTGGGGTAACAGGAGCAGAGAGAGCAGGCGGGAAGTAGGCAGTGGCGGCGGCGACTCTCATCCTgaccccctttccctctcttgtATCTCAAGAACCCTAGCTCGATTCATCAGATCCCTCTATAATCGAACCTTGTATTTAGTCGAAGCGTaacatttggtatcagagcctttccCACCCACCACCACCGTTCATCCTGGCCGACAGATTTCCCTCTATCATCCAAACTCGTCGCGGCAAGGCTACCACCATGGAGGAGACCAACAAGGCCCTGACGGATCTCACAGCGGCGATCAACGCCATGTCGGCTCAGATCAGTGAGATCTACCCTGCGGTACTCGAGCTGCACGGATGTCGACCTGGGATCGAGTGATCGGTGGAGGAACTGAGCGGGGAGGTGACGGAGTTGTGTGAGTTCGTCCAGGACACGCAACCAATGAGCGAGAAAGGGGCGGATCGAGCGGCTGCGAAGGAGAAGGGGTCGATCCATCTTCGCCTCGCCGATCTGCCACCACTTCTTCCTTCTATGGCGGACGCGCTTCATCATCAATCGAGCGCAAGTCACGCGGCTCACGGTGGTGACGGCCACGGGCCAGATGGCCACAGCAGGACTTGTGATAACTGGGGACGCAGTTTGGGGAACACATCCCAATGGCGCCTCCGGTCACGGGTATGATAAATTCCTATCCTTTGTTAGCCGAAAATTCATTCATGGGAGAGCACCACTTTGGATTGAGTCGAtttacccctccgccacggctcgAATTCCCTCTTTTTGATGGCGATGGACCTAGAGCGTGGCGTCTGAAATGTGAGGCTTATTTTTGAGTATGCATGCTTAGTCCAGATATGTGGGTGAGCTGTGTCGCGATGTAATTCATCGAGGGCGCACTGTCTTGGCTACAATCAACCAAGGCACACTTTTTGTACCCGGATTGGTGTGCGTTTGCACACGTTGTATGCACTCAGTTCGGGAGAGAGGAATTTCAGTCCCTGCTTCAACAGTTTAACCATTTGCAGTAGACGAGGACAGTGACTGAATATGCGAGAAAATTCACTCAGCATATGCATAACCTTGTGGCTCATCACCAGTCATGGGAGTCGTCTTATTTTATCACACATTTTATTGATGGTCTGCAGAAAGATGTTCGATCTGTAGTAGTGCTACACCGCCCCAAATATCTCGATACTAACATCGATCTTGCTTGTTTCCACGAAGAAGTCTTGGACGCGATGCGGTGGGAGGACAAGGGAGAGGATCGCCGCTATTCGGCACCAGCATATGTTCAAGGAGTGTTGCGCACTGACGTGCCactatcaccaccaccaccaccaccagtagTGGCAACCAAGCCGGCCGGGCCAATGGAGGGGCAAAGTGCAGATCGGCGTACGCAAGATGCGGCGCACACTCAACCAGTGGAGGACAAGGTTGCGGCACTCTACGCGTACTGTTGTGCCCATGGAATTTGCTTCACCTACGGCGAGCGTTCGGAGCGTGATCATCGCTCCGGGCCAACTGTCCAACTTCATGTGGTGGAAGAGCTTCTGGCCATGATGCAGGACAACGTGGCGGACATCGCAGATTCAGCCCCAAGAGACAGGGCGACTAGCGACCAAGAAGCCGACTGCTGCGTCATATCCAAGGAAGCCTTGGAAGGTGCAGAGTCCTCCACCATGGTGCGTCTGCACGGCTGGGTGCAGGGCCGCGAGGTGTTGATGCTGGTTGATTCTGGCTCGTCCCACAACTTCATCTGCGAGTCATTGGCGGCAAAACTCTAGGGCGTCATAAAGGCTAAACATCCCTGGTCGTCCGCGTCGCGAATGGTGGTGTCATGCGCTGTGATGAGGAGCTGCCAACGTATTCGTGGCAAACCCACGGGGTCACCTTCGACAACAAACTTAAGGTGCTTCCGCTGGGCTGCTACGACGTCATCCTAGGCATCGACTGGCTCGCTCAGCACAGCCCGATGAATGTTCATTGGCTTGATTAGACAATGACCTTCAAATACAACGGCGCCTCCATTCATCTCCAAGGCGCTCGGTCAGATGTCACCCAGTGTCATCAGCTATCAGGCGAGGAACTAAAAGATTTGTTGCAGCGCTCGGCATTGGCGCATATGGTTCAGCTCTGCGTTACTGAGGGACAACAACCGGTAGTCACCGAGGTGTCGGTTCCTACAGACATTGCAGCACTGGTCAGCGAGTTTGGGCACCTGTTTGAAGAACCAAAAGGGCTTCCACCGCAACCCTCCTTCGACCACACCATTCCCCTCTTGTCGGGGGCAAGGCCTATCAACATCAGACCCTACCGATACAGTCTGGTTCAGAAAGATGAAATTGATAAGCACGTGGCTGACATGCTGGCTCATGGTATCATCACACCCAGTTCCGGTCCATTTGCATCGCCGGTACTGTTGGTTCACAAGAAGGATTTGACGTGGCGTTTCTGCGTGGATTATCGCCATCTCAATGCAGTGAATGTCAAGAACCGCTACCCCCTGCCAGTGGTTGATGAGCTGCTGGACGAGCTGGCGGGAGCTAAGATATTGGCCAGTCTGGATTTGCGAGGGGGATATCATCAAATTCGGATGAAACCAGAAGATGAACACGAGACGGCCTTCAAGATTCACCATGGGCACTTCGAGTTCAAGGTGTTGGCGTATGTCCTAACCATAGGACCTGCAGCATTTCAAGGAGGCATGAACATAGTGCTGGCACCACTAAATCGCAAGGGGGTTCTGGTTTTCATTGATGACATCCTGGGGTATAGTGACACATTGGAGCAATACTGTGACCGACTGCGACAAAGTGTTCCAGTTACTGGCCAAGCATTAGCTGAAAATCAAGATGAGCAAATGCACCTTTGCTAGGCCGAGTCTTGTGTACTTGGGACATGAGATCGGTGGAGACGGCATGTGCATGGATAGCAGGAATATTGAGGCGGTGGCAAAATGGCCAAAGCCAGCATCGGTCAAGGAGGTGTGGGGGTTCCTAGGTCTCGCAGGGTATTATcacaagtttgtgagaaactttggCATCACTTGCCGACCCTTGACAGACCTGCTTAAAAAAGAGATAGTGTTCCGTTGGATAACTCCGGAGGAAGCGGCTTTTCAGGAACTCAAACGGGTTGTGATCACGGCTCCAGTTATGGCGCTGCCAGACTTCAAGATGCAGTTTGAGATGGAAACTCACGCCTCCGATAAGGGCATTGGAGTTGTTCTTCGTCAAGGAAAACACCCGGTAGCATTCTTGACCAAGGCCCTCGGCCCGCGCAATAGCACTCTGTCCacgtatgagaaagaagcaaagttGCCAGAATCATGACTCaactcttagaatcttacgaccttacgatccaaactagcccctatgattctatgattttgctcattgaatctaagtttctacgatcctagtagttatgattctaaGATTCATGATCCTACCAATGGAGTTCCGATGTGATTCAAAATCtcaattctgacaactttggaaaGAAGGGTTGGCAATTCTCTTGGCGGTCGAACACTGACGGCAATACTTGCAAATGATGAGTTCCTCATCCATACGGATCAGCGCAGCTTGGTCCACCTTGAAGACCAAAGGCTTGCAACACcatgcactactagggaaaaccctactagTAGT harbors:
- the LOC123408705 gene encoding LRR receptor-like serine/threonine-protein kinase RGI3, yielding MPPPPPRLGVAAIATWLLLAALCLPPRAHAVNEQGEALLRWKRSLTNGTGGAALATWRESDANPCRWTGVACDARGSVVSLLIKSVDLGGPVPARVLRPLAPSLETLVLSGANLTGEIPGELGQFAALTTVDLSGNGLSGAVPAELCRLGKLRSLELHTNSLQGAIPDDIGNLTALTSLTLYDNDFSGVIPPSIGSLKKLQVLRAGGNPALKGPLPAEIGGCTDLTMLGLAETGMSGNLPDTIGQLKKLQTLAIYTAMLTGPIPASIGNCTALTSLYLYQNSLSGPVPPQLGQLRKLQTVLLWQNQLVGTIPPVIGNCKELVLIDLSLNMLTGPIPRSFGGLSKLQQLQLSTNKLTGVIPPELSNCTSLTDVEVDNNELSGEIDIDFPRLRNLTLFYAWQNRLTGGVPASLAQCEGLQSLDLSYNNLTGPVPRELFALQNLTKLLLLSNELSGFIPPEIGNCTNLYRLRLNGNRLSGAIPAEIGNLNNLNFLDLGSNRLVGPLPAAMSGCDNLEFIDLHSNSLSGALPDELPRSLQFVDISENRLTGLLGPGIGRLPELTKLNLGKNRISGGIPPELGSCEKLQLLDLGDNALSGGIPPELSMLPFLEISLNLSCNRLSGEIPSQFGTLDKLGCLDLSYNQLSGSLAPLARLENLVTLNISYNSFSGELPDTPFFQKIPLSNIAGNHLLVVGAGADETSRRAAISALKLAMTILVAVSAFLLVTATYVLARSRRRNGGAMHGNAAEAWEVTLYQKLEFSVDDVVRGLTSANVIGTGSSGVVYRVDLPNGEPLAVKKMWSSDEAGAFRNEISALGSIRHRNIVRLLGWGANRSTKLLFYAYLPNGSLSGFLHRGSVKGAADWGARYEVALGVAHAVAYLHHDCLPAILHGDIKAMNVLLGPGNEPYLADFGLARVLSGVVEPGGSAKLDTSRPRIAGSYGYIAPEYASMQRITEKSDVYSFGVVVLEILTGRHPLDPTLPGGMHLVQWVREHMQAKRGVAELLDPRLRGKQEAQVQEMLQVFAVAMLCISHRADDRPAMKDVVALLKEVRRPPENAVDEGKEQARCATAPCSAGQQRSPARSALPMGGSSNCSFAMSDYSS